One genomic window of Mustela lutreola isolate mMusLut2 chromosome 14, mMusLut2.pri, whole genome shotgun sequence includes the following:
- the LOC131814926 gene encoding LOW QUALITY PROTEIN: coiled-coil domain-containing protein 185-like (The sequence of the model RefSeq protein was modified relative to this genomic sequence to represent the inferred CDS: inserted 1 base in 1 codon; substituted 1 base at 1 genomic stop codon), producing MPGTSMEVLGRFSRRCVLATGGKRTSAARLRGPGACTERCLGSGATTPGEVNEVAAPWPYPRCAPIAGPRRRRCSHSSRESRSLTDVATRPPDRTRRPKPRGRHLEDVWGEPGPKPHPGGGAHSPVWRRQPHQHSPPAQGDTPSPXPQGAYTPLSGIFGVEKAQSGDQWAVPLCRGPGHWSLSSAPSEKSSVPSQEFRAXAYVCTHKKDSSDLLESLASQLSQPSVSSKEIQSPHAQMLKSKLEEAVMPSRNQKIVALVLTRLQKAQRMRELQQQAAVAWEELKRSDQKVQITLERERKLLLQESQEQWRQKEQRVRRRDGKTRSAPRSAEHAGRALQEKPERAREVAEPEPTPRRRTRELLLQEPERMVQGLREQDCPKLQEKLEQGSHRKNLPTAEPQKKVQETNLSSLVNYQARKVLLDCQAKAEELLRKLSLEQSSQRPQEILQGLLHERPRELRDRSQKPEERLQQVRRCAQAAEEQTRMHKRLLAELAEQKGQQARSNVQKDIRDKVQHIHELSVLREKNHHILKLKAEKEEKCHIAGIKEAIRKKEQRMEQISWEKDATFEEFQKISRASRRDHARALASSFLDRRARETQRGAGTPGC from the exons ATGCCAGGCACGAGCATGGAGGTCTTGGGCCGCTTCTCCCGGCGCTGCGTCCTGGCCACCGGCGGGAAGCGCACGTCGGCTGCGCGGCTGCGTGGGCCCGGAGCGTGTACTGAGCGGTGCTTGGGCTCGGGGGCCACGACCCCGGGCGAGGTGAACGAGGTTGCAGCGCCCTGGCCCTACCCGCGCTGCGCGCCCATCGCGGGGCCTCGCCGGCGCCGGTGCTCCCACTCGTCAAGGGAAAGCCGCAGCCTGACCGACGTGGCCACGAGGCCCCCAGACCGCACCAGGAGGCCCAAGCCCCGAGGCCGGCACCTAGAGGACGTCTGGGGCGAGCCAGGGCCCAAGCCTCACCCTGGAGGCGGCGCGCACAGCCCAGTCTGGCGTCGGCAGCCCCACCAGCACAGCCCTCCGGCCCAGGGAGACACGCCCTCGC TACCCCAGGGAGCATACACCCCCCTGAGCGGGATCTTTGGAGTGGAGAAGGCGCAGAGTGGAGACCAGTGGGCGGTGCCGCTGTGCAGGGGTCCAGGTCACTGGTCCCTGTCCTCGGCTCCTTCAGAGAAGTCTTCCGTGCCATCTCAAGAATTCAGGGCGTAGGCGTACGTGTGCACCCATAAGAAGGACAGCAGTGATCTGCTAGAGTCGTTAGCCAGCCAACTCTCCCAGCCTTCAGTGTCCAGCAAAGAGATTCAGAGCCCGCACGCCCAGATGCTCAAGAGCAAGCTGGAGGAGGCAGTCATGCCCTCCAGGAACCAGAAGATCGTGGCCCTAGTGCTGACCCGGCTCCAGAAGGCCCAGAGGATGCGGGAGCTGCAGCAGCAGGCGGCGGTGGCCTGGGAGGAGCTGAAGCGCTCAGACCAGAAGGTGCAGATAACCTTGGAGAGGGAGCGCAAGCTGCTTCTGCAGGAGAGCCAGGAGCAGTGGCGGCAAAAGGAGCAGCGTGTCCGACGGCGGGACGGCAAAACCAGGAGCGCTCCCCGGTCTGCAGAGCATGCGGGCAGGGCGCTGCAGGAGAAACCGGAGCGAGCCCGGGAGGTGGCAGAGCCAGAGCCTACGCCCCGGAGGAGGACCCGAGAGCTGCTCTTGCAGGAGCCGGAGAGGATGGTGCAGGGCCTGCGAGAGCAGGACTGCCCGAAGCTGCAGGAGAAGCTGGAGCAGGGCTCTCACCGGAAGAACCTGCCCACCGCGGAGCCCCAGAAAAAGGTCCAGGAGACCAACCTCAGTTCCCTCGTCAACTACCAGGCCCGGAAGGTCCTGCTGGACTGCCAGGCCAAGGCTGAGGAGCTCCTGAGGAAGCTGTCCCTGGAGCAGAGCTCCCAGCGGCCCCAGGAGATCCTGCAGGGCCTGCTGCACGAGCGCCCGAGGGAGCTGAGGGACAGGTCGCAGAAGCCGGAGGAGCGGCTGCAGCAGGTGCGGCGGTGCGCACAGGCCGCGGAGGAGCAGACGCGCATGCACAAGCGGCTGCTGGCGGAGCTGGCGGAGCAGAAGGGGCAGCAGGCCAGGAGCAACGTCCAGAAGGACATCAGGGACAAGGTGCAGCACATCCACGAGCTCAGCGTCCTGCGAGAGAAGAACCATCACATCCTGAAGCTGAAAGCCGAGAAGGAGGAGAAGTGCCACATCGCTGGCATCAAGGAGGCCATCCGGAAAAAGGAGCAGAGGATGGAGCAGATCTCCTGGGAAAAAGATGCCACCTTCGAGGAGTTCCAGAAGAtctccagagcctccagaagagaCCACGCCCGCGCGCTGGCCAGCAGCTTCCTGGACCGGAGGGCGCGCGAGACCCAGCGCGGGGCCGGGACACCGGGCTGCTGA